GCAAGGGCGGCCACGCCGCCGATGACGATCTTCTTCATGACGGTGTTCGTCTCCTCAGTTCATGGCCGGGCGGGCCGCCGACGGCTCGGTGGGCGCGGTGGGTTCGTCGTCCTGCACCAGGCGCAGGACCATGTTCACGGCCTCCGGTACGGCAGCGGCCACGGGACCGCTCAGGCCGATGCCCTCGTCGACGCGGTCGGGTTCGCAGCCGACGACCAGCGTGCGCCGCGGGGGGACACAGCCCGTCCCGGCGCACAGGGTCTCCAGCAGGGTCAGGACCGCGTCCGGGGTCATGCGGTGGCCGTCGAGCAGGGGTTCCTGCGGCTCGGTACGGCCTGGCCGGCCGGGCTCGATCAGATACAGCGTTCCGGGGTCGCCGCCGCGTCGGGTGGCATCGACCAGGATCAGCGTGTCGTAGCCGTCGAGGAGCTGGTAGGCGAGGTGGACGCCGCGCACTCCGATGTCCACCGCTTCGACATGGCCGGGCAGGGGGCCCGAGGCCAGACGTCGTACGGTCTCGACACCGAAGCCGTCGTCGCCGAGGAAGATGTTCCCGACGCCCGCGACCAGAGTCGTCGCTCTCTGTGCGCGGGGCGGTGTCATGCGTCCTCCAGAGGGGCGACCTCGTCGGGCTGGAAGTACAGGAACCGGCCCTGCTCGCGCCGGATGTCGGCGCCCGGATCGCCCTCCACGGTGACCGCGAGGTGCACTCCGCCGTCCACGTCGTGGAGCACCGCCTCGACCAGTGCGCTGCGGCCGCGCAGAAAGAGATCCTGGGCGTCGGTGCGGCGCAGGCCGGGACGCAGGAGTACGCGACTGCCCGCGCCCACCGAACGGCCGTCCACCAGGATCCGGTCGCGCGCCGGGTCGGCGCTGCCGTCGCTCGCCGGATCCCACCACGGCTGGTCCGGCAGGATCGGGTCGTCTGCGTCGGGTCCTTCCGGCACGGCGTCCGCCCGCGTGCCCGGTCCGGTGACCTCCCGCAGGGCCCGTACGGCGCCGTGAAGCCGCTCCAGGACCTCGGGGGGCATCGAGTCGGCCATGTCGATCACGGCGGCCGCGCGTTCGTCCGTTCCGCGGGCCTCGCGCTTCTCCTGGTCCGTCAGGGCGGCCGTGCGCAGGGCGAGGATCTCGTCGATCTCCGTGGAGTCGTACAGTGCTCCGGGGCTCTCCGGAGCGATGGCCGGGTGGTCCTCGAGGATGATCGGGGACGAGAGCACCAGGTCCGCGCGGCCCGGCTCCCCGGCGAGTACGGGCCAGGTGTGCAGGTTCCGGCAGCCCGCGACCGCGCCCCTGGCCCACTCGGGAGGATCCGTCATCGACAGGAACGAGCCTGCGCTCAGGCCCAGAAGGAGGTGGGTGGCCACCAGTGACCTGGGCAGCGCGGCGTCGCGGTCGGCGTCATCGGCGTCCGGTGTCCATGTGCTGGTGTTCTCCACGACGGCGGTGAGCCGCATCGCCCGGTAGGGGCCGTCGAGTTCGGTGGCGGACAGCCGCACGGCGCCACTGATCTCCTCGCAGCGGCGCACCAGGCGGCCCACGGTCCGGCCCTCGTCGTCGCGGACGGTTTCGTACTCCTGGCGTGCCGGGCGCGTGAAAGGTACGACGACTCCGTCGCCGGTGAGCCCGGCCACGGTGACGAGCGCTTCGACGCGTTCCTCCGCGCCCTCGTCCCAGGGGACCAGGACCCGGTCGGTGAGGTGGAGTTCGGGGACGGTCTCGAAGGTGCCGTCCTCGCAGAGCTGCTGCACGGTGCGCCGCTGGGCGTGCAGGAAGCGCACCTCGGCCGCGAGATTCGCGTCGGACTTCGGCTCCATGAGGCACTCGGTGTGCTGGAAGTCGTGCTCGTCGGCGGCTGCCGTCCAGGCGGGCGGGACGAGCACCCCGAACTGCCAGCGGAGCCGGTTCTTGGCCGCGGACGCGCGGTACGGGTACAGGACGTAGCCCTCGAAGAGGACGGCGTCGGCCACGCCGCGGGCGGCGGCGAAACGGGATTCCAGTGCGGGGGTGAGCGCGGATGCGGTCATTGCGCCGTCCTCTCGGCGAGTCCGGCGAGCCCGGCGTCTGCGCGTGCCCGGTCCGGCGGCAGGAGGGCCTTGGTCCCGGCCGCGTCGATGAGCGCCCGGACGGTCGCCTCCCAGGAGGGCAGTGCGTGCCGTGAGCGGAATGCGATCAGGTCGTTCATGGTGTCGCGGGGAAGGCGGATCCAGCCGCACCCGGGAAAGTGCTGGTCGACCATCTCCTTCCACACCGCGACCGGCATCCGGAAGGGTGCCTCCAGGTCCCAGGGCACCGGTTCGACCCGGAAGCCCGCACTGCCGGTGAAGGCGGTGCCGGAGAAGAGCATCAGGAGCGGCACCTCACCGTCCGTCAACGCGTTCGCGTACCGTGTCGCGGCGATCTCCAGGTCATAGGTGCAGGGCACGACGACGTCGGTCTCGGTCGCCCCGGTGAACGCCGGGACCATGACCGGGACCTGGGCGAACTGCAGGGGCTGGAGGGTGCTGCCCCAGCGTGAGCGCTCTGTGAACAGATCCGTCAGGCCTGCGGCCTCGGCGGGTTCGTAGCCGCGCCGGGCCGGTTCGATGCGGATCTGACAGCGCAGCGCGA
This sequence is a window from Streptomyces sp. NBC_01217. Protein-coding genes within it:
- a CDS encoding hydrogenase maturation protease, producing the protein MTPPRAQRATTLVAGVGNIFLGDDGFGVETVRRLASGPLPGHVEAVDIGVRGVHLAYQLLDGYDTLILVDATRRGGDPGTLYLIEPGRPGRTEPQEPLLDGHRMTPDAVLTLLETLCAGTGCVPPRRTLVVGCEPDRVDEGIGLSGPVAAAVPEAVNMVLRLVQDDEPTAPTEPSAARPAMN
- a CDS encoding DUF6084 family protein; this translates as MTEFTFTCTGVRADPYAAGPTLVFRLRITASGETPVHALALRCQIRIEPARRGYEPAEAAGLTDLFTERSRWGSTLQPLQFAQVPVMVPAFTGATETDVVVPCTYDLEIAATRYANALTDGEVPLLMLFSGTAFTGSAGFRVEPVPWDLEAPFRMPVAVWKEMVDQHFPGCGWIRLPRDTMNDLIAFRSRHALPSWEATVRALIDAAGTKALLPPDRARADAGLAGLAERTAQ